The Parashewanella tropica genome window below encodes:
- the agaR gene encoding transcriptional repressor AgaR → MLSTIERRNEIVNMVNEAGKLEVQALADKFNVSTVTIRADLNDLDKKRLLIRSRGGAIAAKNIAKELSVKEKHCENLSIKEKIADATIKLINNGEVLLLDSGTTTEQVAKKLAAHKNLVVMTNGLNIANELADLSEVEVMMTGGKLRQKSLSFHGRQAESSLENLRFDKLILGVDGIDETASITTHFEHEASLNRVMCKSAKQIIVVTDSSKFGKSGFHVIGDLSMVDVLITDNKIPEAFKDAATKANVKIIIVN, encoded by the coding sequence ATGCTAAGCACAATAGAGAGACGTAACGAAATCGTCAACATGGTCAATGAAGCTGGAAAGCTTGAGGTTCAGGCGTTAGCAGACAAATTCAATGTTTCGACGGTAACCATTAGAGCCGATTTAAATGATTTAGATAAAAAGAGGCTGTTGATCCGTTCTCGTGGTGGGGCAATTGCTGCGAAAAATATCGCAAAAGAACTTTCAGTAAAAGAAAAGCATTGTGAAAACCTTTCTATTAAAGAAAAAATCGCAGACGCTACCATAAAGCTAATTAATAATGGTGAGGTTTTATTACTTGATTCAGGTACAACTACCGAGCAAGTAGCTAAAAAATTAGCTGCACACAAAAACCTTGTTGTTATGACTAACGGACTTAATATCGCAAATGAACTCGCTGATTTAAGTGAAGTAGAAGTTATGATGACAGGAGGAAAGTTACGTCAGAAATCATTATCTTTTCATGGAAGACAAGCAGAATCTAGCCTAGAAAACCTTCGTTTTGATAAGCTTATTTTAGGTGTGGATGGTATTGATGAAACTGCTTCGATTACAACGCACTTCGAGCATGAAGCATCGCTAAATCGGGTTATGTGTAAATCGGCAAAGCAGATAATCGTAGTCACCGATTCATCTAAATTCGGAAAAAGTGGCTTTCATGTTATTGGTGATTTATCAATGGTCGATGTGTTAATCACGGATAATAAGATTCCTGAAGCATTTAAAGATGCTGCAACAAAAGCAAATGTAAAAATAATCATCGTTAATTAA
- a CDS encoding D-tagatose-bisphosphate aldolase, class II, non-catalytic subunit, with protein MKDLRTIIKSNKNGEALGIYSICSAHPLVIESAIEQAKQDGTPLLIEATANQVNQFGGYTGMNPSEFLEFVFAIASKLDFPKEAIIAGGDHLGPVCWTNESAASAMAKSETLIESYVAAGFKKIHLDTSMGCVDEPELLDDEIVAQRAAHLCMVAEKTAMKHFGTSDIVYVVGTEVPPPGGASEELSTVDPTPIARVGKTIELHKQAFEQLSLSEAWERVIGLVVQPGVEFDHTGIVDYQPNEAVELKEFIKNVPNLAYEAHSSDYQNDEAYHKLIQDHFAILKVGPQLTFALREALFALSYIEDELLPVEQRSCLREVCDEEMQVNPKSWQKFYPVNNHSKFYRRFSYSDRIRYYWNNPRIISAVEKLLSNLNSNRIPLPLISQFFPEQYKQVRKNDLELAPVSLIKSKIKQVTEAYAQACWKQ; from the coding sequence ATGAAAGATTTACGCACCATAATAAAGTCAAATAAAAACGGTGAAGCACTTGGCATTTACTCAATTTGCTCTGCCCATCCTCTCGTCATTGAGTCAGCAATAGAGCAAGCTAAACAAGATGGAACACCTCTGTTAATCGAAGCGACAGCCAATCAAGTTAACCAATTTGGTGGTTATACAGGAATGAATCCCAGTGAATTCCTTGAGTTTGTCTTCGCTATTGCTAGTAAGTTGGATTTTCCTAAAGAAGCCATAATAGCGGGGGGGGATCACCTTGGACCTGTGTGTTGGACTAATGAATCTGCAGCGTCAGCAATGGCTAAATCAGAAACATTAATTGAAAGCTATGTCGCTGCAGGGTTCAAAAAAATACATTTAGACACCAGTATGGGCTGTGTCGACGAACCTGAATTATTAGACGATGAAATTGTCGCTCAAAGAGCTGCTCATCTGTGTATGGTTGCAGAAAAAACAGCTATGAAACACTTTGGAACTAGTGACATTGTTTATGTTGTTGGGACTGAAGTTCCTCCGCCTGGAGGAGCAAGTGAAGAACTTTCAACTGTTGATCCAACACCAATTGCCCGTGTAGGTAAAACAATCGAGTTACACAAGCAAGCCTTTGAGCAGCTTTCATTATCAGAAGCTTGGGAACGAGTAATAGGGTTAGTTGTGCAACCTGGCGTTGAATTTGACCATACAGGTATCGTTGATTATCAACCGAATGAAGCTGTTGAACTAAAAGAGTTCATTAAAAATGTCCCTAATTTAGCTTATGAGGCTCATTCTTCTGATTACCAGAATGATGAGGCTTATCATAAGCTTATCCAAGATCACTTCGCCATTTTGAAAGTAGGGCCACAATTGACCTTTGCATTAAGAGAAGCACTATTCGCTTTGTCTTATATTGAAGATGAATTGTTACCTGTTGAGCAACGTTCATGTTTAAGAGAGGTCTGCGACGAGGAGATGCAGGTTAATCCTAAAAGTTGGCAGAAATTTTATCCTGTAAACAACCACTCTAAGTTTTATCGTCGCTTTAGTTACAGTGACCGAATTCGTTATTACTGGAATAACCCACGCATCATAAGCGCTGTTGAAAAACTACTGAGTAATCTCAATTCCAATCGTATTCCATTACCTTTAATTAGCCAGTTTTTCCCAGAGCAATATAAGCAAGTAAGAAAGAATGATTTAGAACTTGCTCCTGTTTCTCTGATCAAAAGCAAAATAAAACAAGTTACTGAGGCGTATGCACAAGCCTGTTGGAAGCAATAA
- a CDS encoding SIS domain-containing protein, with protein MSSYLSINESKLKEANGYWTAREIAQQPDMWLQTTEQVNASKEKINAWLKPLLAMDDLRIVLTGAGTSAYIGETLSPLLNIKAGGKFEAIATTDIVSSPKQYLHQNRPTLLVSYGRSGSSPESVASVELANQCIEHCYHLVITCNPDGDLALKAASSDNMFALVLPSPTLDQSFAMTSSFTSMIVASLAIFQPDEEQLAQAVMAARVLLGDRLEAIKTQASLPCKRMVFLGSGGLQGIAKEAALKVLELTAGKVMSYFESPLGFRHGPKSLVNEDTEIILFSSSDPYCSLYEQDLFKELVKDDIALSVTQLNGEYLQLPQNIDDVWYALPYILYCQVLAFFKSFNGGDTPDNPCPTGEVNRVVQGVTIYKLAQNEN; from the coding sequence ATGTCTTCATATTTGTCGATAAACGAATCAAAACTCAAAGAAGCTAATGGTTATTGGACGGCAAGAGAAATCGCACAACAACCTGATATGTGGTTACAAACAACAGAACAGGTAAATGCTTCGAAAGAAAAGATAAATGCATGGTTAAAACCACTTTTAGCCATGGATGATTTGCGTATAGTACTTACCGGCGCTGGTACGTCTGCATATATAGGTGAAACTCTTTCACCGTTACTCAATATAAAAGCTGGCGGTAAGTTTGAAGCGATAGCAACTACAGATATTGTTAGTTCACCAAAGCAATATTTACATCAGAATAGACCAACGCTATTGGTTTCATACGGTCGTTCGGGAAGTAGCCCTGAAAGTGTTGCGAGCGTTGAGTTGGCAAACCAATGTATTGAGCACTGTTACCATTTAGTTATCACCTGTAATCCAGATGGTGACTTAGCCCTAAAAGCAGCGTCCTCTGATAATATGTTTGCTTTAGTTTTACCTTCACCAACGTTAGATCAAAGCTTTGCAATGACGAGCAGCTTTACTTCAATGATCGTTGCGAGCTTAGCAATATTCCAACCTGATGAAGAGCAATTGGCACAGGCTGTTATGGCTGCACGTGTCCTTTTAGGTGATAGGCTAGAAGCGATAAAAACACAAGCTAGTTTGCCATGCAAAAGAATGGTGTTTTTAGGTTCTGGAGGTTTGCAAGGTATAGCTAAAGAAGCGGCATTGAAGGTTCTTGAGCTTACCGCTGGTAAAGTAATGAGCTATTTTGAATCGCCATTAGGGTTTCGTCACGGTCCTAAATCTTTAGTGAATGAAGATACTGAAATCATTCTTTTTTCATCTAGTGATCCTTACTGTTCTTTGTATGAACAAGATTTATTTAAAGAGCTGGTTAAAGATGATATTGCTCTAAGTGTTACCCAGTTAAATGGTGAGTACCTTCAACTCCCTCAAAACATTGACGACGTATGGTATGCATTACCTTATATCCTTTACTGTCAGGTATTGGCGTTTTTCAAATCATTCAACGGTGGCGACACGCCAGATAATCCTTGCCCAACGGGAGAGGTGAATCGGGTGGTACAAGGGGTAACCATATACAAGTTAGCTCAGAATGAGAATTGA
- a CDS encoding ROK family protein, with protein sequence MSLTESQEPNTEKLQPLIFGIDIGGTKMEIAIFDQSLNFIDSWRVSTPTENYEHFLSSLISLINDATEKYGSNYVLGVGMPGIISDKGKVKSANVSCATGKYIAKDIERIIDSKVSIGNDCRLFALSESIGGAGTGYKNVYGAIIGTGAAGGLCIEGQLYSGRNGIAGEYGHIPVSAYLIEKYNLPVFKCGCGLTGCYEPYISGPGLGRLYKHFGAQNSSTYDFVKNLKQNDKIAKQTFSCYMSLLGASFASLILSYDPDVIVVGGGISKIDEIIDALPDAIEDNLFEGVFCPPIKHAKFGDSSGVRGAAILRISCQLHKE encoded by the coding sequence ATGTCATTAACTGAATCACAAGAGCCTAATACAGAAAAATTACAACCTTTAATATTTGGTATTGATATCGGTGGAACAAAAATGGAGATAGCGATTTTTGACCAGTCGCTCAATTTCATTGACTCATGGAGAGTCTCCACTCCTACTGAAAACTATGAGCATTTCTTGTCATCATTAATCTCTTTAATCAACGATGCAACCGAAAAATATGGAAGTAACTATGTATTAGGCGTTGGCATGCCTGGGATCATTAGTGATAAGGGTAAAGTAAAGTCAGCGAATGTGTCTTGTGCAACTGGGAAGTATATTGCTAAAGATATCGAGCGAATAATTGATAGCAAGGTATCGATTGGCAACGATTGTCGGTTATTTGCGTTATCTGAAAGCATCGGCGGTGCGGGTACCGGCTACAAGAACGTTTATGGAGCAATCATTGGAACTGGTGCTGCTGGTGGATTATGTATTGAAGGCCAATTATACAGCGGGAGAAATGGGATTGCGGGCGAATATGGTCACATCCCCGTTTCGGCATATCTCATAGAAAAATACAATTTACCTGTTTTCAAATGCGGATGTGGCTTAACTGGGTGTTATGAACCCTATATTTCAGGCCCTGGCTTGGGGAGGCTCTACAAGCACTTTGGAGCTCAAAATTCCAGTACTTATGATTTTGTTAAAAATTTAAAACAAAATGACAAGATAGCTAAACAGACCTTTAGTTGTTATATGTCTTTGTTAGGGGCTAGTTTTGCCTCTTTAATTCTATCGTACGATCCAGATGTCATTGTGGTTGGTGGTGGTATATCTAAAATAGATGAAATTATCGATGCTTTGCCTGATGCCATTGAGGACAATTTGTTTGAAGGGGTATTCTGCCCACCAATTAAACACGCAAAATTCGGAGACTCAAGTGGTGTTCGTGGAGCGGCAATTTTAAGAATCTCATGCCAATTACACAAGGAATAA
- the nagA gene encoding N-acetylglucosamine-6-phosphate deacetylase, with product MSFYIKCGSVFIDECFKSDQYVLVENQIIREITVTPNPNIKVIDYSSYKVLPGFLDLHIHGREGADVMDAIPEAIEKISTSLAKHGVVGFLATTVTTTWEKSLAAFKNIGECYLSQPSGAQVLGAYNEGLFFTEDHKGAHDEQYFQPLTKEKISEIIVAANGSLKVVALAPELPNSDEVIKYLSEQKIIPMLGHTNATFKQTNQALCAGACGGVHVFNGMRGIHHREPGCAGAVLLDKDAYVEVIADGIHLHPGILSLIHRMKGSHKMGLISDCIVAGGMKDGDYKLGMLDVKVEQGIARTMSGSLAGSTLSLEKAVKNMINMADIAESDAINMATIAPARFLGINDKLGSIDIGKQASFTIVDENYEVIATFVAGSLVYKKEH from the coding sequence ATGAGTTTTTATATTAAATGCGGCTCTGTATTTATAGATGAGTGCTTTAAGTCTGATCAATATGTATTGGTCGAAAACCAAATAATTCGAGAAATTACAGTAACGCCTAATCCAAATATTAAAGTCATCGATTATTCTTCCTACAAAGTTTTACCCGGCTTCTTAGATCTTCATATTCATGGGCGAGAAGGGGCTGATGTTATGGACGCAATCCCTGAAGCTATAGAGAAAATTTCTACATCACTAGCCAAGCATGGTGTAGTTGGATTCCTGGCAACAACGGTAACTACGACTTGGGAAAAATCGTTAGCTGCGTTTAAAAACATTGGTGAGTGTTATCTGTCACAACCTTCTGGTGCTCAAGTATTAGGTGCATACAACGAAGGGTTGTTTTTTACTGAAGATCATAAAGGAGCGCATGATGAGCAATACTTTCAGCCTCTAACAAAAGAAAAAATAAGCGAAATTATTGTTGCGGCAAATGGCTCACTAAAAGTGGTTGCGTTAGCTCCTGAATTACCAAATTCAGACGAAGTAATAAAATACCTTTCAGAGCAAAAGATCATTCCAATGCTAGGTCACACAAACGCTACCTTCAAACAGACAAACCAAGCGCTTTGCGCTGGTGCATGTGGTGGCGTTCATGTATTCAATGGTATGCGTGGTATTCATCATCGCGAACCTGGATGTGCTGGAGCGGTTCTGCTCGATAAGGATGCTTATGTAGAGGTCATTGCTGATGGAATTCATCTTCATCCTGGAATACTTTCCCTTATTCATCGAATGAAAGGCTCGCATAAAATGGGATTAATTAGTGACTGCATTGTGGCTGGAGGAATGAAAGACGGTGACTATAAACTGGGTATGCTAGACGTAAAAGTTGAGCAAGGTATCGCAAGGACAATGAGTGGTTCTCTGGCAGGAAGTACTTTGTCGCTTGAAAAAGCGGTGAAAAATATGATTAATATGGCAGATATAGCGGAATCTGATGCAATCAACATGGCAACCATTGCTCCTGCTAGATTTCTGGGTATTAATGACAAACTTGGAAGTATAGACATTGGAAAGCAAGCTTCATTTACAATAGTTGATGAAAATTATGAAGTTATAGCTACTTTTGTTGCAGGTTCTTTAGTTTATAAAAAAGAGCATTAA
- a CDS encoding MFS transporter, protein MERSLHYTNEKSGYYLPISIIGGLFFIFGFVTWLNGALIPFLQIACELNHIEAYLITMTFYFAYTVMAIPVSSILNRVGYKQGMSIGLAVMAVGALFFIPAAYFRYFPLFLSALFVLGTGLTLLQTAANPYIVLIGPKESAAVRISMMGLLNKGAGFIAPILFTALIFADVALFANIDIASLTKTEKELTLSELSSRLILPYFIMAIVLGLLAVLIGKAALPSIANTEQTSRSFNLSFLKHYPQLYFGVATLFFYVGVEVIAGDTIGVFGKELGTKNFTQLTSYTMAFMVLAYILGMILIPKFISQARALKISAVLGIMLTLLILLLPNDTQVMWNFVFGTSHNEVLPDVVLLVAMLGLSNALVWPAVWPMALDGVEQKYIGSASALLIMAISGGAILPFVYGVIAEYIGDLQLSYAIMLPCYLFILFYSIMGQRRERLPA, encoded by the coding sequence ATGGAAAGGTCTTTGCACTATACAAATGAAAAAAGTGGATATTATTTACCTATTAGCATTATCGGAGGGTTGTTTTTTATCTTTGGCTTCGTGACTTGGCTTAACGGAGCATTAATCCCTTTTTTACAAATAGCCTGTGAACTGAACCACATTGAAGCCTATTTGATTACTATGACTTTTTACTTTGCCTATACAGTCATGGCTATCCCAGTATCGAGTATTTTAAATCGAGTAGGGTATAAACAAGGTATGTCCATAGGCTTAGCAGTGATGGCTGTAGGCGCACTATTTTTCATTCCTGCTGCATATTTTAGATATTTCCCATTATTCTTATCAGCTTTATTTGTGCTGGGAACAGGTTTAACTTTACTCCAAACCGCAGCTAATCCCTATATTGTATTAATAGGGCCAAAAGAATCTGCTGCAGTACGAATCAGTATGATGGGCTTGTTAAATAAAGGAGCAGGCTTTATTGCACCAATCCTATTTACCGCTCTTATTTTTGCGGATGTAGCATTGTTTGCGAATATCGATATTGCATCACTAACAAAGACCGAAAAAGAGTTAACTTTATCTGAATTGTCTTCAAGATTGATTTTACCTTATTTTATTATGGCTATAGTTTTGGGCTTATTAGCTGTATTAATTGGAAAAGCAGCGCTACCCAGTATTGCAAACACTGAACAAACTAGCCGTTCTTTTAATTTATCTTTTCTTAAGCACTATCCTCAGCTTTACTTTGGTGTTGCCACCTTATTCTTTTATGTAGGCGTTGAAGTCATTGCAGGAGACACTATAGGCGTTTTTGGTAAGGAGTTGGGAACAAAGAATTTTACACAACTAACCTCTTACACTATGGCTTTTATGGTTTTAGCATACATATTGGGAATGATATTGATCCCAAAGTTTATCTCTCAAGCTCGAGCACTCAAGATATCAGCAGTATTAGGGATCATGCTCACTTTACTCATCTTGCTTTTACCTAATGATACGCAAGTTATGTGGAATTTTGTTTTTGGCACATCTCACAATGAGGTTTTACCTGATGTGGTTCTTTTAGTCGCAATGCTTGGCTTATCTAACGCATTAGTCTGGCCTGCAGTTTGGCCTATGGCATTGGATGGCGTCGAACAAAAATATATTGGCTCTGCGTCTGCATTACTGATCATGGCTATATCAGGTGGTGCAATTTTACCCTTTGTTTATGGTGTGATAGCTGAATATATAGGTGACTTACAATTAAGCTACGCCATTATGTTACCTTGCTATCTGTTCATCCTGTTCTATTCGATTATGGGTCAACGAAGAGAACGATTACCAGCATAG
- a CDS encoding TonB-dependent receptor yields MKLETMKLSKSSIGVLIALGMSPFVSIQAQENKESKVESEQNTEVIEVRGVRGSLNRALFEKRNNTGFVDSISAEDLGKFPDTNISESLQRIPGVTIEREFGIGSTINLRGLGPEFTMVQINGVSSTSSGFSGQLDAEGGREFDFSLLASELFNQVNVYKTSTAKQTEGGLAGVVTLETPRPLAYNANDTKFTTSFQASRGNLSKETTPRAAMFFSNNFDDVWGVSASVAYNEVDTVVNESGTWKYAKLADNIKKRATAGDVHEAPKYGQAFMPDDPRYLRNDVNRKSLGTTLTFQYNASDDLQLTFDNIYVKSDSLREYNRIDATLEWDIGGEPDSAQLEKIAGKDYIVSAAFPRVRNRVGTQNIDRDETFASHVLSADWNLSETITFKPLIGYTKRTGDEETYLYSFYNRIATQVTRAGAGYEFHPVGSTAEYYADRNNAENFLFNVIFSKDRKNTDEEFVTKFDFTQDIDMGNLISLDYGISLSDREKTRQYDSWAMGQNAVKHINPQHYLANKTAWSKFWGDGPASAQDDLLAGAGMTLAAVLGENRDFRVDGINGPSSLIYVDHNKIQKLYMQGKHGNDVANNGYKAADSAAGTYGITEKTLAAYIQANFETDNANFNVGLRVVDTKIKSNGSLLQKGKAEPVSYSSSYTEFLPSFNLSYEYTENFFIRTAYSRTMTRPPLASLSPATTIDSSRLEGNKGNVDLLPYTSNNLDLGVEWYFADESLLAASLFYKKIDALIESSVVSEVVTYRHQISNELVTGPIEFTQPKNGTDASVAGLELSFQSPLGFVHESLENFGTILNFTYTDSEASFEEKGDIRSTSLPGLSKNSYNAVFYYDDGDLDARLSYAWRSEYVDFFPESKYQDDYGQLDFSSNYNITDNFSIQLDVLNLTDEQVVKNQSNNSKLPISLEQLERRIMLGVRYSM; encoded by the coding sequence ATGAAACTAGAAACAATGAAACTATCAAAATCCAGCATAGGTGTTTTGATAGCGCTGGGAATGAGTCCATTTGTATCAATTCAAGCGCAAGAAAATAAAGAATCTAAAGTTGAGTCTGAACAAAACACTGAAGTCATTGAAGTAAGAGGTGTTCGAGGAAGCCTCAATCGAGCGCTTTTTGAAAAACGAAATAACACAGGATTTGTTGATAGCATTAGTGCTGAAGATTTAGGTAAGTTTCCTGATACAAATATCTCTGAGTCTCTGCAGCGTATTCCAGGTGTCACAATTGAGCGCGAGTTTGGTATTGGCTCAACAATAAACTTAAGAGGCTTAGGCCCAGAGTTTACTATGGTGCAGATAAATGGCGTTTCGTCTACATCTTCTGGGTTCAGCGGACAACTTGATGCTGAAGGTGGGCGTGAATTTGATTTCAGTTTGTTGGCATCCGAATTATTCAATCAAGTCAATGTCTATAAAACCTCCACTGCGAAGCAAACTGAGGGTGGGTTAGCCGGAGTTGTCACTTTAGAAACACCTCGCCCTCTAGCTTATAATGCAAATGACACTAAGTTCACAACATCTTTTCAAGCTTCACGAGGAAATCTATCAAAAGAAACAACCCCTAGAGCAGCAATGTTCTTCAGTAACAACTTTGATGATGTTTGGGGAGTTTCTGCTTCGGTTGCATATAACGAAGTTGACACAGTGGTTAATGAAAGTGGTACTTGGAAATATGCAAAACTAGCTGACAACATTAAAAAGCGTGCAACAGCTGGTGACGTCCATGAAGCTCCTAAGTACGGCCAAGCATTTATGCCTGATGATCCACGTTACTTACGTAATGATGTAAATAGAAAATCTTTAGGCACCACTTTAACCTTCCAATACAACGCTAGTGATGATTTACAGCTCACATTCGATAATATTTATGTAAAATCGGATAGCTTAAGAGAGTACAACCGCATCGATGCCACTTTAGAATGGGATATTGGTGGGGAGCCCGATTCTGCTCAGTTAGAAAAAATTGCGGGTAAAGACTATATCGTTTCAGCCGCTTTTCCGCGGGTGCGAAACCGTGTAGGGACACAAAACATCGATCGTGATGAAACTTTTGCTTCACATGTATTGAGTGCTGACTGGAATCTTTCTGAAACCATTACGTTTAAGCCGTTGATTGGATATACAAAGCGTACTGGTGATGAAGAAACCTATTTATATTCTTTTTACAATCGTATAGCGACTCAAGTTACACGTGCCGGTGCAGGTTATGAATTTCATCCTGTTGGCAGTACAGCTGAATATTATGCAGATAGAAATAATGCGGAAAATTTCTTGTTCAACGTGATCTTCAGTAAAGACAGAAAAAATACTGATGAAGAATTTGTTACTAAATTCGACTTCACCCAAGACATAGATATGGGGAATTTAATCAGTCTAGATTATGGTATTTCATTAAGTGATCGTGAGAAAACGAGACAGTATGATTCTTGGGCAATGGGGCAAAATGCAGTTAAACACATAAACCCTCAGCATTACCTTGCAAATAAAACTGCTTGGTCAAAATTCTGGGGAGATGGCCCTGCATCTGCTCAAGATGACTTGTTAGCTGGTGCCGGAATGACATTGGCTGCTGTGCTGGGTGAAAACAGAGATTTCCGCGTTGATGGTATCAATGGCCCTAGCTCATTAATTTATGTTGACCACAACAAAATCCAAAAATTGTACATGCAAGGAAAGCACGGTAATGATGTTGCTAACAACGGTTACAAAGCAGCAGACAGTGCAGCTGGTACATATGGCATTACAGAGAAAACCCTTGCTGCGTATATTCAAGCTAACTTCGAAACAGATAATGCTAATTTCAATGTTGGCTTACGTGTTGTAGATACAAAAATTAAATCTAACGGTTCTTTGTTACAAAAAGGCAAAGCAGAGCCTGTTAGCTACAGTAGTAGTTATACGGAGTTCTTACCAAGTTTTAACTTGAGCTATGAATATACAGAGAACTTCTTCATTCGTACTGCATATTCTAGAACTATGACAAGACCACCACTTGCTAGCTTGTCACCAGCAACGACTATTGACTCTTCAAGGTTAGAAGGCAATAAAGGTAATGTAGATTTACTGCCTTATACTTCAAATAATTTAGATCTTGGCGTTGAATGGTATTTCGCGGACGAATCTCTGTTAGCTGCTTCTCTTTTCTATAAGAAGATCGATGCTCTTATTGAAAGCTCAGTAGTTTCAGAAGTTGTGACCTATCGTCACCAAATCTCAAATGAGTTAGTAACAGGTCCTATTGAGTTTACTCAACCTAAGAATGGTACAGATGCGTCAGTTGCTGGTTTAGAATTAAGTTTCCAAAGTCCATTAGGTTTTGTACACGAGAGCTTAGAAAACTTCGGTACAATTTTAAACTTCACGTATACAGATAGTGAGGCATCATTCGAGGAAAAGGGAGATATCCGCAGTACTTCGCTTCCTGGGTTATCTAAGAACAGCTATAACGCCGTATTCTACTATGATGATGGTGATCTCGATGCTCGATTGTCATATGCATGGCGTAGTGAGTATGTAGATTTCTTCCCTGAGTCTAAGTATCAAGATGACTATGGCCAGTTAGATTTTTCGTCTAACTACAACATTACCGATAACTTTTCTATCCAGCTTGATGTACTTAATTTGACAGATGAACAAGTTGTAAAAAATCAGTCAAATAATAGCAAGCTTCCAATCAGCCTAGAGCAACTAGAGCGTCGGATAATGCTCGGAGTTCGTTACTCTATGTAA